The proteins below are encoded in one region of Alistipes communis:
- a CDS encoding sensor histidine kinase, whose amino-acid sequence MKYYKKQKIGENLLYVMVWLAILLVPILNSKMMSEVHVSLSNILIAWQQIAPYLFIFIIHNAFIVRYVKRHQYMRYVVVDVLFISAVFYGVDILDRVLGDFATPEHLISAKHASFTDLPVYWNIVLGLFMTCANTAIKMMYQSLRDEQAMEELKRQNLQAEMDYLKYQINPHFFMNTLNNIHSLIDIDAAYAQDAVIELSKMMRYVLYESGHEAITLEKDIQFMENYIKLMRIRYTEDVDIRFDYPNDLPHDVTIPPLLLIVFVENAFKHGISYSRPSFIHIRVRYIDGKVYYSIINSRHTAEPSGKDAGIGLENVRRRLQLIFANRHTLAIDTRRPNMYRVKLIIPATSHD is encoded by the coding sequence ATGAAATACTACAAGAAACAGAAAATCGGCGAAAACCTGCTCTACGTCATGGTCTGGCTGGCGATTCTGCTCGTGCCCATCCTCAACTCGAAGATGATGTCCGAGGTGCACGTCAGCCTCTCCAACATCCTGATCGCATGGCAGCAGATCGCCCCCTATCTGTTCATCTTCATCATCCACAACGCCTTCATCGTGCGCTACGTCAAGCGCCACCAGTACATGCGTTACGTCGTCGTCGACGTGCTCTTCATCTCGGCGGTCTTCTACGGCGTCGACATCCTCGACCGCGTGCTGGGCGACTTCGCCACGCCGGAGCATCTCATCAGCGCCAAACACGCGTCGTTCACCGACCTGCCCGTCTACTGGAACATCGTGCTGGGACTCTTCATGACCTGCGCCAACACCGCCATCAAGATGATGTACCAGTCGCTGCGCGACGAGCAGGCCATGGAGGAACTCAAACGACAGAACCTCCAGGCCGAAATGGACTATCTCAAATACCAGATCAACCCCCATTTCTTCATGAACACGCTCAACAACATCCACTCGCTGATCGACATCGACGCCGCCTATGCGCAGGACGCCGTGATCGAGCTGTCGAAGATGATGCGTTACGTCCTCTACGAATCGGGGCACGAGGCCATTACGCTCGAGAAGGACATCCAGTTCATGGAGAACTACATCAAACTGATGCGCATCCGCTACACCGAAGACGTGGATATCCGGTTCGACTACCCGAACGACCTGCCGCACGACGTCACCATACCGCCGCTGCTGCTGATCGTCTTCGTCGAAAACGCTTTCAAGCACGGCATCAGCTATTCGCGGCCGTCGTTCATCCACATCCGGGTGCGCTACATCGACGGGAAGGTCTATTACAGCATCATCAACAGCCGTCATACGGCCGAACCCTCGGGAAAGGACGCGGGCATCGGCCTGGAAAACGTCCGGCGGCGGTTGCAGCTGATCTTCGCCAACCGCCACACGCTCGCGATCGACACCCGCCGGCCCAACATGTATCGTGTCAAACTCATCATCCCCGCTACCTCCCATGATTAA